The segment GTTCGAATCGCTCCTACCTGGTACCCATGCCTTCACCGACCTCGAACTGGGCATCACGGAGGTCATTGATGAACATCCTCGCTTAGGCAGGATGGTCGCCTCCGAGCTGGCCACACAAAGCAAATTAGTGAGGGTCATGACCCCATTATTTGGAATCAAGCGAGGTTCCAGCCGACCCAAAAAATAGCTCCCGTGAAGTCACTACTTCCGTTGCGCCCCTCAAAGGTCGCTTATCTAAGGTCAGCTTCTAACCCATTGGGCTCGTGTCTATGAACGATTTTTCCGCTCCTGAGCAATACGATCTGCAAACCTCCGCACTGAAGGTGCCGCCGCACTCCATCGAGGCCGAGCAAGCCGTGCTCGGCGGTCTGATGCTGGACAACAACGCCTGGGAGCGCGTGCTCGATCAGGTCTCGGACGGTGATTTCTATCGCCATGACCACCGCCTGATTTTCCGTGCGATCGCCAAGCTGGCTGATCAGAACTCGCCGATCGACGTCGTGACCCTGTCCGAGCAATTGGACAAGGAAGGTCAGACCTCGCAAGTCGGCGGTCTCGGTTACCTGGGCGAATTGGCGAAAAACACGCCGTCCGTCGCCAACATCAAGGCCTATGCCCAGATCGTGCGCGCACGGGCGACCTTGCGGCAGTTGATCGGTATCGCTACCGAGATTGCCGACAGCGCCTTCAACCCGGAAGGCCGCACGGCTGAAGAGATTCTCGACGAAGCCGAGCGGCAGATTTTCCAGATCGCCGAAGCGCGTCCGAAAACCGGTGGCCCGGTGAGCGTCAACGACCTGCTGACCAAGGCCATCGACCGTATCGACACCTTGTTCAACACTGACAACGCCATCACCGGCCTGTCCACCGGCTACACCGACCTCGACGAGAAGACCAGCGGTCTGCAACCGTCTGACTTGATCATCGTCGCCGGTCGTCCATCGATGGGTAAGACCACCTTTGCGATGAACCTGGTGGAGAACGCCGTGTTGCGCAGCGACAAGGCGGTGCTGGTGTACTCACTGGAGATGCCAGGCGAATCGCTGATCATGCGTATGTTGTCGTCCCTGGGTCGGATCGATCAGACCAAGGTCCGTGCCGGTCGCCTGGAAGACGACGATTGGCCGCGCCTGACCTCGGCGGTCAACCTGCTCAACGATCGGAAGCTGTTCATTGACGATACTGCCGGTATCAGCCCATCTGAAATGCGTGCGCGTACTCGACGTCTGGTGCGTGAGCACGGTGAAGTGGGCCTGATCATGATCGACTACCTGCAGCTAATGCAGATCCCGGGCTCCGGTGGCGATAACCGGACCAACGAGATTTCCGAGATTTCTCGCTCGTTAAAGGCTCTGGCCAAGGAATTCAACTGCCCGGTGGTGGCGCTGTCGCAGCTCAACCGCTCCCTGGAGCAACGTCCGAACAAGCGCCCGATCAACTCCGACCTGCGGGAATCCGGAGCGATCGAGCAGGATGCCGACGTCATCATGTTCGTGTACCGGGACGAGGTGTACCACCCGGAAACCGAACACAAGGGCATCGCCGAGATCATCATCGGCAAGCAGCGGAACGGTCCAATCGGTACGGCTCGACTGGCTTTCATCGGCAAATACACGCGCTTCGAAAACCTTGCGCCTGGCAGTTATAACTTTGGAGATGATGAGTAATCTAACTCATCACCTGTTGCTAATTGCTTCCTGTGGGGCAGTCTTTGGGCTTGCATTATTACGCGTCATGGGATGATTACTGCGAGTATTCGAAGGATGCGAAATTGCACCCCACTTGACACCCGGATGCAGCCCTATGGCCCATCAAGTCGCCATGAATACGCCACAATCACAGCGAACACGGAAGCTACCATGCGAAATACCTCTATAATCCGCCAAGCTATTTTTGATGTTTCGTGTTCTGTCCGTTCCGATTTTGAAATGCAGACGTCCTCCTCGATGAGTGCGCTGGATAATCTATGCGGCCCTATGAGCGAGTCATTGACTGCTGCTCTAATGGTCGCCGGCTTCGATGCCTGCACTGTTCGTGGAACCTACTTTGATTGCGATCCGAGTTATGTTCCCGATTTTACTGAATGGGACGAAGAAGCAGTTGAAGGGCATGATTCAGCCAATGGTTACTCCCACTGCTGGGTATCGTGCGAAGGCTTGTTCATCGACATCTGCGCCGCCCAGTTTCACCCTCATGAAAGGGACAAATATCGAGTGGTCGTGGTCAATCAAGATAGCCTCGACTATCAGGTAGATCAGTAACTAAAATCATGAGCATGAAACCACTGGGTAATCCCGGAAAAACAGCTCCACCACAAGCCCTGCTTGCGGGGCTAAGCCAGCATTACAACGCCTCAAAGCTCAAGGTCTGCGCGGTGGCCTGAATTGTGGTCGGAATGCTAACCACGATCGGCGCGCGGAGCTCGTCAGCGTGAATGCGTACCTGGATTGAAGTCAGCTCGGAGGGTGGAGTGACCAAAAATATGTCGCCGCTTGGGACCGACTCTCCAGCATGAATTTCCCAAAGCTGAATACGGCGGTGAGCCGATCGGGCTCCATGTGCTCGTCGAAGGGTGGATTTAGCAAGGTAGCGAGGTTGGCAACTTTCGGTACCGTATCGGTGCTGGGCATATCCTCAAGTTCAGCTTTAACACGCAGAGTTCCAGCTGGTTCAAGCACAGGTGCACCCTCACGCTGTGTGCTGTTGCTGTGCCTCTGTTCACCAGGCTCAATCTGAATCCAAACGATCCTTTCTGCACCTGATGGTAGAGAGCTAAGTCTCGATAGTAATTGCGATTCACCAGTATGTTGTTCAACTTGAGGTACCCGTGTGTCCCGTCGGTGTAGTCTGGGTACTCCTCCAACATCAAGTGTGTATAGGCAAAGCTGATGCCACTGTTGAGTGGTGTCTGACCTTCGATATTGGTTATCTCAACGGCCAGCAGGGGTTCACCTGTCGCTCCCCTCATGGCTTCCATTGCGCCCATTTTCGCTATCTGCGTTGGATCAGCGATCGCAGTTGAAGAGCCATAACGGACATACACGATGTCTTTATCAACAATCCCATACTTTTTCTTTGCGTAGATCGGGCGCTCCTGAACCTCGATGGTGTAGAGCCCCAGCGAACGATCCTTGTACATGACTGCCCGGTAAGAGAACACCACGTGCTTGTTTGTCTTTCCGTTGATGAACTGCTGCAGCCTCGATCATCTGGGTGACGATTGACAGGGTAGAATTCCTGCTCATCCTCATCAAAGCCAATCAGGATATAAGCGGGCTCCGTTCGCCAGGTATTGCTGAACGCCAGGATATCTTTGAGCAGTTCACTTTTTTAACGTCATCGGACCCATCGGTAACGTACCCTTCCCGCTTGTAATCGAGTGTGGTCCCTTCACCGGTGTAAAGCAGTCGATCGATCAAGTCTTCATCTGTCATGGGCGCACCTAGTTGAACAATACCGGTGAGTTCGAGTTCGCGGCGCCCATGGTCAGTCTAAGCCGTCGTCTTTTAAGCAAGATTGGGAGGTTCGCGGAGTTAACTCTTGTGACCAGGACGCCTGACGGTGATCCAGTTTCCGTATGGCTTGAGCTCTGAAATTGATCGAAAGACAGTATCAAGCGGTGGATTACCGAAGCTAGGCAATGACCTTTCAGGGTCATGGACGACAATCTCATACGCTGGG is part of the Pseudomonas frederiksbergensis genome and harbors:
- the dnaB gene encoding replicative DNA helicase — translated: MNDFSAPEQYDLQTSALKVPPHSIEAEQAVLGGLMLDNNAWERVLDQVSDGDFYRHDHRLIFRAIAKLADQNSPIDVVTLSEQLDKEGQTSQVGGLGYLGELAKNTPSVANIKAYAQIVRARATLRQLIGIATEIADSAFNPEGRTAEEILDEAERQIFQIAEARPKTGGPVSVNDLLTKAIDRIDTLFNTDNAITGLSTGYTDLDEKTSGLQPSDLIIVAGRPSMGKTTFAMNLVENAVLRSDKAVLVYSLEMPGESLIMRMLSSLGRIDQTKVRAGRLEDDDWPRLTSAVNLLNDRKLFIDDTAGISPSEMRARTRRLVREHGEVGLIMIDYLQLMQIPGSGGDNRTNEISEISRSLKALAKEFNCPVVALSQLNRSLEQRPNKRPINSDLRESGAIEQDADVIMFVYRDEVYHPETEHKGIAEIIIGKQRNGPIGTARLAFIGKYTRFENLAPGSYNFGDDE